One region of Prochlorococcus marinus str. GP2 genomic DNA includes:
- a CDS encoding TldD/PmbA family protein, which produces MNSREITTQISKAADFLNLKKWDYGASFSNDYSVQVDKGEAKQLKASQKQILTIRVWNQSNLVGITTTSDISESGIKKALKQANIASDFGNKNETTEFSPLAKDPIKVKDFKKRNPVGIKKLLTLLRGAEVKLIESHESIKSVPYNGLSESFFERVYANSEGAFRSYSKSQAALYLYARAEEKNKKPRSSGSVKLGYGADDIDIESCIKEASNKTISHLNYSTIKTDKYLICFSPEAFLTIINAFSSMFNARSIIDGVSLSNKNSIGEKLSTEALNIYDDGLHEKNISSTPFDGEGTPTKRLCLINKGRIENFIHSESTARIFKTTPTGHAGLGSKVSVSPDWIVVEKSEENFDLKTSLDHSTYEGEFVYIEELNAIHAGVRASQGSFSLPFDGWLYKNGKKISIESATVAGDIKYLLKNIVNIESSQEVTTSGISPHIWVDELSITGDA; this is translated from the coding sequence ATGAATTCAAGAGAAATCACAACTCAAATCTCCAAAGCTGCAGATTTCCTAAATCTTAAAAAATGGGATTATGGAGCAAGCTTTTCTAATGATTATTCTGTGCAAGTAGATAAAGGAGAGGCTAAACAACTTAAGGCATCACAAAAGCAAATTTTAACTATAAGAGTTTGGAATCAATCTAATCTGGTTGGTATTACTACAACAAGTGATATTAGTGAATCTGGTATTAAAAAGGCTCTTAAGCAGGCAAATATAGCTTCTGATTTCGGCAATAAGAATGAAACTACAGAATTTTCACCACTAGCGAAGGATCCTATTAAAGTTAAGGATTTTAAAAAAAGAAATCCTGTTGGAATAAAAAAATTACTTACACTTTTAAGAGGAGCGGAAGTAAAACTAATAGAAAGTCATGAATCCATAAAATCTGTTCCATATAATGGTTTATCTGAGAGTTTCTTTGAGAGAGTTTATGCAAATAGTGAGGGTGCCTTTCGAAGTTATTCCAAAAGTCAAGCAGCACTATATTTATATGCAAGAGCAGAAGAGAAAAATAAGAAGCCTCGTAGTTCAGGTTCTGTAAAACTTGGATATGGAGCTGATGATATAGATATAGAGTCGTGTATTAAAGAGGCTTCAAATAAAACAATTTCTCATTTAAATTATTCAACTATTAAAACTGATAAATATTTAATATGTTTTTCCCCAGAGGCTTTTTTAACTATCATTAACGCCTTTAGCTCAATGTTTAATGCTAGAAGCATCATAGATGGAGTGAGCTTATCTAATAAAAATTCAATCGGAGAGAAACTATCTACAGAAGCACTTAATATTTATGATGATGGCCTTCACGAAAAGAATATTTCTTCAACACCATTTGATGGAGAAGGAACACCAACCAAAAGACTATGTCTAATTAATAAAGGGAGAATTGAAAATTTTATACATTCTGAATCAACTGCAAGAATATTTAAAACAACTCCCACTGGCCACGCTGGACTAGGATCAAAAGTCTCAGTATCTCCTGATTGGATCGTAGTTGAAAAATCAGAAGAAAACTTTGATCTAAAAACATCACTAGATCACTCTACTTATGAGGGAGAATTTGTTTATATCGAAGAGTTAAATGCAATCCATGCAGGTGTCAGAGCAAGTCAAGGTTCATTTTCTCTTCCATTTGATGGATGGCTCTACAAAAACGGTAAAAAAATCTCTATAGAATCTGCCACCGTAGCAGGGGATATCAAATATCTTTTGAAAAATATAGTAAATATTGAATCAAGCCAGGAGGTAACAACAAGTGGAATTTCTCCACATATATGGGTAGATGAATTATCAATAACTGGTGACGCGTGA
- the fmt gene encoding methionyl-tRNA formyltransferase, with translation MRIIFWGTPEYSISSLDILIKSKHEVIAVVSQPDKKRSRGNKLISSPIKNIAEQESIKIYTPEKIKGNIDFINELKSLSCDLFIVIAYGKILPKEILEIPKYGCWNAHASLLPRWRGAAPIQWSLIKGDEFTGVGIMKMNEGLDTGDILLEEKIKIDNNDNLNTLSEKLSILSAKLFLNATSLIEENINKKTTSKLTKQNTLGREITYARMIEKSDFKVVWSNEAFKISQKIKALYPKANTTFRGKNLKIIKIKVLSSDEIKNEKYLKMRNYSKPGIILSVLENEGIIISTKTDPIILLEAKLEGKNISSKNQLIQQLKPTVGEYFSD, from the coding sequence GTGAGAATTATATTTTGGGGAACACCTGAATATTCAATTTCGAGTCTTGATATTTTAATTAAATCTAAGCACGAGGTAATTGCAGTAGTTAGCCAACCTGATAAGAAAAGATCTAGGGGAAATAAATTAATATCCTCCCCCATCAAAAACATTGCTGAGCAAGAATCTATAAAAATTTATACTCCAGAAAAAATCAAGGGCAATATAGATTTTATAAATGAACTTAAATCACTTTCTTGTGATTTATTTATTGTTATAGCTTACGGGAAAATTTTACCCAAAGAGATATTGGAAATCCCCAAATATGGTTGTTGGAACGCACATGCTTCATTACTTCCAAGATGGCGTGGTGCTGCCCCAATCCAATGGTCCCTAATAAAAGGAGATGAATTTACTGGTGTAGGAATTATGAAAATGAATGAGGGACTAGATACTGGCGATATATTGTTGGAAGAAAAAATTAAAATCGATAATAACGATAATTTAAATACACTATCTGAAAAACTTAGTATTTTATCGGCAAAATTATTTTTAAATGCTACATCTTTAATCGAAGAAAATATTAATAAAAAAACTACTTCCAAATTAACAAAACAAAATACCCTTGGAAGAGAGATTACTTACGCAAGAATGATTGAAAAATCAGATTTTAAAGTGGTTTGGAGTAATGAGGCATTTAAAATTTCTCAAAAAATTAAAGCACTATACCCAAAAGCAAATACAACTTTTAGAGGTAAGAACCTAAAAATAATTAAAATCAAAGTTTTGAGTAGTGATGAAATAAAAAATGAAAAATACCTTAAAATGAGAAACTATTCAAAACCAGGAATTATTCTTTCTGTCTTAGAAAATGAAGGAATAATAATTTCAACTAAAACTGATCCGATTATTTTATTAGAAGCAAAACTTGAAGGCAAAAACATATCTAGCAAAAATCAATTGATACAACAGTTAAAACCTACAGTAGGTGAATATTTCTCAGATTAA
- a CDS encoding DUF2996 domain-containing protein codes for MEENLDKNNELKKESSDNTTKSNSNEIMEPKSENVIKMDMNNGISERNSSSKVVIKNEIDTPDKPITKPKKEIPIEKKPFQEFINTHLIPELIEEINQRGLEINEIKLSNTNRPIAGDKCWVINCEIKDTCNFWLSFEKDDISSLKSISLSKPNQNPSIIESFLIDEKRITLKLIISRVLQRLNGQKLIGVN; via the coding sequence ATGGAAGAAAATTTAGACAAAAATAATGAACTCAAAAAAGAATCATCTGACAATACTACTAAATCAAACTCTAATGAAATAATGGAACCTAAATCAGAAAATGTTATCAAAATGGATATGAATAATGGTATTTCTGAAAGGAATTCTTCTTCTAAAGTTGTTATAAAAAATGAAATTGATACTCCCGACAAACCCATAACAAAACCAAAAAAAGAAATCCCAATAGAGAAAAAGCCTTTCCAAGAATTTATTAACACACATTTAATTCCTGAACTTATAGAAGAAATTAATCAAAGAGGTTTAGAAATAAACGAAATTAAACTTTCAAACACTAATAGACCTATTGCTGGAGATAAATGTTGGGTAATAAACTGTGAAATTAAAGATACATGTAACTTTTGGTTATCCTTTGAGAAGGATGACATTAGTTCATTAAAAAGTATTTCTTTATCAAAACCTAATCAAAATCCCAGTATTATTGAATCTTTTCTTATCGACGAAAAAAGAATTACCCTAAAATTAATTATTTCAAGAGTATTGCAAAGATTAAATGGACAAAAATTAATAGGAGTTAATTAG
- a CDS encoding S1 RNA-binding domain-containing protein, translated as MFTTSSIIDNLNQSEGLEYKKLCSSLKVTKKSDKEKLNIALSALEKLEIINKNENNAYTYTSDSNHIFAKIRCSSKGYCFAVRDRNEEDIYIRENLLNYAWNGDKVLVRIIKDGYRRRSPEGVVDCILERSNQILLSKVETISDHVYAIPIDDRILSKIKLPKEDKKYLYKTENKNIVKVQIDRFPIGQDEGLGHVIQELQLNKNEELDTDFVLSKSNIVKLFNENEIGSKKIEKRERIDLSDKNSYLFKSWNSDNSPMLPMIQVEEGKDGETKLWIHTNNLAEIVELNSKKSLAVFFDSFESLPLLNNWQNYINKVIRNTSQFNLGKKNEAISLCLHLNSVNEITDWSFHLTLVKCTLVVGSDHTEALQSRKSKTRITSRFLKPIKDHIANLDKILEISTSFRQRHIFEGKAEIPAPLNKIDSLNEFFIHNPAEYSKGYFETLKKEDCQTYLSPILLEANLIWFKHSSHYGLKSAGYLSKGIDYINANEIIKYSEFIDNDIELNEDGNLSFSQLIKLCGDDNKKRILHKLLINEFKDNEVTLFTEKIDNEDPEKLFISPWTMPGYDFTNLMNQYCIFNMIINGKKSKKININEINIVESNSLNLVNWDIFNSSVSKNIDLLFNKFVIDKINDYKDKVNQYKSNMISIKKVRIADKLIGNIYSGFILSVQSYGFFVEISELNVEGLVHVSTLNNDWYEYRSRQNILIGRKSKKSYKVGDEIEVKIMKVDILKYQIDLELNKEAL; from the coding sequence ATGTTCACAACATCTTCAATTATTGATAATTTGAATCAGTCAGAAGGTTTAGAATATAAGAAGTTATGCAGTTCATTAAAAGTAACTAAGAAATCTGATAAAGAAAAATTAAATATAGCTTTATCAGCTTTAGAAAAACTTGAAATTATAAATAAAAATGAAAATAATGCATATACATACACTTCAGATAGCAATCACATATTCGCTAAAATAAGGTGTAGTAGTAAAGGGTACTGCTTTGCCGTAAGAGACAGAAACGAAGAAGATATTTACATTAGAGAAAATCTACTTAATTATGCTTGGAATGGAGATAAAGTTTTAGTAAGGATAATAAAGGATGGTTACAGAAGAAGATCACCTGAGGGAGTAGTTGATTGTATTCTTGAAAGATCAAATCAGATACTTCTCTCAAAAGTTGAAACTATAAGCGATCATGTATATGCCATTCCCATTGATGATAGGATTCTTTCTAAAATAAAACTTCCAAAAGAGGATAAAAAATATTTATACAAAACGGAAAATAAGAATATAGTTAAAGTTCAAATCGATAGATTTCCAATTGGTCAAGATGAAGGATTAGGCCATGTAATACAAGAATTACAACTAAATAAAAATGAAGAATTAGATACAGATTTTGTTTTATCTAAAAGCAATATTGTCAAGTTATTCAATGAAAATGAAATTGGATCTAAGAAAATAGAGAAAAGGGAAAGAATAGATTTATCAGATAAAAACTCTTATTTGTTCAAAAGTTGGAATTCTGATAATTCTCCAATGCTTCCAATGATTCAAGTAGAAGAAGGAAAAGATGGAGAAACTAAACTATGGATACATACAAATAATCTTGCAGAAATAGTAGAACTTAATAGTAAAAAATCCTTAGCAGTATTTTTTGATAGTTTTGAATCATTACCCTTATTGAATAATTGGCAAAACTACATTAATAAAGTTATAAGAAATACTTCTCAATTTAACTTAGGTAAAAAGAATGAAGCAATTAGTCTCTGCTTACATTTAAATAGCGTTAATGAAATAACTGATTGGTCATTTCATCTAACTTTAGTAAAATGCACCCTTGTTGTTGGAAGTGATCATACTGAGGCACTTCAATCTAGAAAAAGTAAAACTAGAATAACCTCTCGATTTTTAAAACCAATAAAGGATCATATCGCGAATCTAGATAAAATTTTAGAAATTTCAACTTCATTCAGACAAAGACATATCTTTGAAGGTAAAGCTGAAATCCCTGCACCACTTAATAAAATAGATTCATTAAATGAATTTTTTATTCACAACCCTGCAGAATATTCGAAAGGATATTTTGAAACATTAAAAAAAGAAGATTGTCAAACGTATCTTTCCCCAATACTACTCGAAGCAAACTTAATATGGTTTAAACATTCAAGTCACTATGGTTTAAAAAGTGCAGGATACCTCTCAAAAGGAATAGATTATATTAATGCAAATGAAATCATCAAATATTCTGAATTTATTGATAATGATATAGAGCTGAATGAAGATGGTAATTTATCATTTAGTCAACTAATTAAGTTATGTGGCGATGATAATAAAAAAAGAATCTTACATAAACTTTTAATTAATGAATTTAAGGATAATGAAGTTACCCTTTTTACTGAAAAAATTGATAATGAAGATCCAGAAAAACTATTTATATCTCCATGGACAATGCCTGGATATGACTTCACTAATCTTATGAACCAGTATTGTATTTTTAATATGATAATAAATGGAAAGAAATCAAAGAAAATTAACATTAATGAAATTAATATAGTGGAAAGTAATTCATTGAATTTAGTAAATTGGGATATATTTAATTCTTCAGTTTCAAAGAATATAGATTTATTATTTAATAAGTTTGTAATAGATAAAATTAATGATTATAAAGACAAAGTAAATCAATACAAATCCAATATGATAAGTATAAAAAAAGTAAGAATAGCCGATAAATTAATAGGTAATATTTATAGTGGTTTTATATTATCAGTGCAAAGTTATGGTTTTTTTGTTGAGATATCAGAACTAAATGTGGAAGGTCTTGTACATGTTAGCACCCTTAATAATGATTGGTATGAGTATAGATCACGACAAAATATATTAATAGGAAGGAAATCTAAAAAATCATATAAAGTTGGAGATGAAATAGAAGTAAAGATAATGAAAGTTGATATTCTTAAATATCAAATTGATTTAGAATTAAATAAAGAAGCTTTATGA
- a CDS encoding TldD/PmbA family protein: MLSSQIKSNEIVFGSCNKDLLEEIIFYGIGLGADFVEIFLENTDNSSVLAEEDFITNVSPSFGRGAGIRIFKGEKDGFVSTNNLTKQGLMRSVSQAIEMLDITDNKREVFNGLNEHRDYSLSKKKWINEVPSINEISEKLLVSTKSLKKDNKIITRKGSYSRNLQEVIIASSDGTYVSDIRLHQTVGLNVIASDAQYRSSGSRRFGSSGMPNEFRLWDHEKAANDVFESSMNMLYADYVDAGQMPVVLANKFGGVIFHEACGHLLETTQIERGTTPFENKLNEKIAHESVTAIDEGISEGSFGSLSVDDEGMEPEKSVLIKDGILKKFISDRAGELRTGHKRTGSGRRQNYSFAAASRMRNTYIAKGEHSKEDLINSISDGLYCKSMGGGSVGATGQFNFAVEEGYLIKNGKLTSPVKGATLIGEAKEVMPKISMCGNDLELAPGFCGSISGSVNVTVGQPHIKVDSITVGGR, translated from the coding sequence ATGCTTTCGTCACAAATTAAATCAAATGAAATCGTTTTTGGTAGTTGCAATAAAGATTTATTAGAAGAAATTATTTTCTACGGCATTGGACTTGGTGCTGATTTTGTAGAAATATTTTTAGAGAATACTGACAACTCAAGCGTTTTAGCTGAAGAAGATTTTATTACAAATGTAAGTCCATCATTTGGAAGAGGTGCTGGCATTAGAATATTCAAGGGGGAAAAGGATGGATTTGTAAGTACAAATAATTTAACAAAGCAAGGCTTGATGAGATCGGTATCTCAGGCTATTGAGATGTTAGACATAACAGATAACAAGAGAGAAGTATTTAACGGTTTAAATGAACATAGGGACTATAGTTTATCCAAGAAAAAATGGATTAATGAAGTCCCATCTATTAATGAGATAAGTGAAAAACTACTAGTCAGCACAAAATCTTTAAAAAAAGATAACAAAATAATAACTAGAAAAGGAAGTTACTCGAGAAATCTTCAAGAAGTAATTATAGCCTCCAGCGACGGAACCTATGTTTCAGATATTAGATTGCATCAAACAGTTGGACTCAATGTAATTGCAAGTGATGCCCAATATAGATCTAGTGGAAGTAGAAGATTTGGATCGTCAGGAATGCCTAATGAATTTAGATTATGGGATCACGAAAAAGCAGCTAATGATGTGTTTGAAAGTTCAATGAACATGTTGTACGCAGATTATGTTGATGCAGGGCAAATGCCTGTTGTATTAGCTAATAAATTTGGTGGCGTTATATTCCATGAAGCCTGCGGTCATTTACTTGAAACTACTCAAATAGAGAGAGGAACAACACCATTTGAGAATAAATTGAATGAAAAAATTGCACATGAATCTGTAACAGCAATAGATGAAGGAATATCAGAAGGATCCTTCGGTTCATTATCAGTAGATGATGAAGGTATGGAACCCGAAAAATCAGTTCTTATAAAAGATGGAATTTTAAAAAAATTCATATCAGACAGGGCAGGTGAATTAAGAACTGGCCATAAAAGAACAGGAAGTGGAAGAAGACAAAATTATTCTTTTGCTGCAGCTTCAAGAATGAGAAATACTTATATAGCTAAAGGTGAGCACTCGAAAGAGGATTTAATCAATAGTATTAGTGATGGTCTTTACTGCAAATCAATGGGTGGTGGCAGTGTAGGTGCTACAGGACAATTTAATTTTGCGGTAGAAGAAGGTTATCTTATTAAAAATGGAAAATTAACTAGTCCAGTAAAGGGGGCAACATTGATCGGTGAGGCTAAAGAAGTTATGCCTAAAATATCAATGTGCGGAAATGACCTTGAATTAGCACCTGGATTCTGTGGTTCCATTAGTGGAAGTGTCAACGTAACTGTTGGCCAACCTCATATTAAGGTTGATTCAATCACTGTTGGCGGAAGATAG
- a CDS encoding TerC family protein → MDSAAINSFIPTLDQVDSWYEIFTLLPILIALELLLSADNAVALASLTKSLDSSELRSRALNIGITISLLFRIILIILSNVLLKYILIRVFAGFYLIYLFFSNVFLNSDIENAESGTDNKKNNLRFLRVVALLSITDFAFSIDSITTAVAISDQYILIIFGAVIGVLALRFTSGIFLKLLDIFSRLETAGYVAILIVGIKLLLNTLIKESILPDYYFYILILFAFIWGFSKKESKA, encoded by the coding sequence ATGGATTCGGCCGCAATAAATTCTTTTATACCAACACTAGATCAGGTAGATAGCTGGTACGAAATCTTCACACTTTTACCAATATTAATTGCTCTAGAATTATTATTGTCGGCTGATAATGCTGTCGCACTAGCTTCTCTTACTAAATCCCTCGACAGTTCAGAATTAAGGTCAAGAGCCTTAAATATTGGTATAACAATATCTTTATTATTTAGAATTATTCTCATCATATTATCTAACGTTCTTCTCAAGTATATTCTTATTAGAGTTTTTGCTGGTTTTTATTTAATATACTTATTCTTTTCTAATGTTTTTTTAAATTCAGATATAGAAAATGCTGAAAGTGGAACAGATAATAAAAAAAATAATCTTAGGTTCTTAAGAGTTGTAGCACTTCTTTCAATTACTGATTTTGCATTTTCTATAGACAGTATTACTACTGCAGTAGCAATTAGCGATCAATACATATTAATTATATTTGGAGCAGTAATTGGTGTATTAGCATTAAGATTTACATCTGGGATTTTTTTAAAACTTCTGGATATATTTTCTAGATTGGAAACAGCCGGTTACGTTGCGATTTTGATTGTTGGGATTAAGCTTTTACTAAATACGTTAATAAAAGAGTCCATTCTTCCAGACTATTATTTTTATATTTTGATTCTTTTTGCTTTCATTTGGGGATTCTCTAAAAAAGAATCTAAAGCTTAA
- the acsF gene encoding magnesium-protoporphyrin IX monomethyl ester (oxidative) cyclase, whose protein sequence is MAQSTVESKNKKDINNGKIPAKETILSPRFYTTDFEAMENMDLSINEEELEAICEEFRKDYNRHHFVRNSEFEGAADKLDPKTRELFVDFLEGSCTSEFSGFLLYKELSKRIKVKNPLLAECFAHMARDEARHAGFLNKSMSDFGLQLDLGFLTANKDYTYFPPRSIFYATYLSEKIGYWRYIAIYRHLEKNPDSKIFPLFNYFENWCQDENRHGDFFDALMKAQPRTVKSLSQKITIGGSTFTHPLFDYFHRFRYFLNNLPLTSKLWSRFFLLAVFATMYARDLGIKKDFYSSLGLDARDYDQFVINKTNETAARVFPVVMDVYDKSFYGRLDKIVENNKVLSDIANSDGNKVSKTFKKLPKYLSNGYQLLRLYLLKPLDSKDFQPSIR, encoded by the coding sequence ATGGCTCAATCAACTGTTGAATCAAAAAATAAAAAAGATATTAATAACGGAAAGATACCAGCAAAAGAAACAATTTTGTCTCCAAGATTCTATACAACAGATTTTGAGGCCATGGAAAATATGGATTTATCAATAAACGAGGAGGAATTGGAAGCTATATGTGAGGAATTTAGGAAAGATTACAATAGACATCATTTTGTAAGAAATAGTGAATTTGAAGGGGCTGCAGATAAATTAGATCCTAAGACAAGAGAGCTTTTTGTTGATTTTCTCGAGGGAAGTTGTACTTCAGAATTCTCAGGTTTTTTACTTTATAAGGAACTTAGTAAGAGAATTAAAGTCAAAAACCCTCTACTTGCTGAATGTTTTGCTCATATGGCCAGAGATGAAGCAAGACATGCAGGTTTTTTAAATAAATCAATGAGTGACTTTGGACTTCAGTTAGATTTAGGTTTTTTAACAGCCAATAAAGATTACACTTATTTCCCTCCAAGAAGTATTTTTTACGCTACTTATTTATCCGAAAAAATAGGTTATTGGAGATACATAGCAATTTATAGGCATCTCGAAAAGAACCCTGATAGCAAAATTTTCCCACTATTTAATTACTTTGAAAATTGGTGTCAAGATGAAAATAGACATGGGGATTTCTTTGACGCATTAATGAAAGCACAGCCACGCACTGTTAAATCTTTAAGCCAAAAAATTACCATTGGCGGCTCTACTTTTACACACCCATTATTTGACTACTTCCATAGGTTTAGATATTTCTTGAATAATCTTCCATTAACATCAAAGTTATGGTCTAGGTTCTTTCTTTTAGCTGTATTTGCCACTATGTATGCAAGGGATTTGGGAATTAAAAAAGATTTCTACAGTTCTTTAGGTTTAGATGCCAGAGATTACGACCAGTTTGTTATTAATAAAACAAATGAAACTGCAGCTAGAGTTTTCCCTGTAGTAATGGACGTTTATGATAAATCTTTTTATGGAAGATTAGATAAAATAGTAGAGAATAATAAGGTTCTTTCCGATATTGCAAACAGTGATGGAAATAAAGTATCTAAAACTTTTAAAAAATTACCTAAATATTTATCAAACGGTTACCAGTTATTAAGACTATACTTATTAAAACCTCTTGATAGCAAAGATTTCCAACCTTCGATTAGATAA